A genomic window from Pirellulales bacterium includes:
- the csrA gene encoding carbon storage regulator CsrA has protein sequence MLVLSRQRDESIIIGDNIVVTIVDIRGDKVRLGINAPTEIPVHRQEVYDAIQRENLRSSRLDPKDAQALGRGAWPDHTPKPGTTP, from the coding sequence ATGCTTGTTTTGTCGAGACAGCGCGACGAAAGCATCATCATCGGCGACAACATTGTTGTCACGATTGTCGATATCCGTGGCGACAAAGTGCGCTTAGGAATTAATGCACCTACGGAAATCCCGGTCCACCGCCAGGAAGTGTACGATGCCATTCAGAGGGAAAACCTGCGATCCTCGCGGTTGGACCCCAAAGATGCCCAAGCCCTGGGTCGCGGCGCATGGCCGGATCATACGCCAAAGCCAGGCACTACACCCTAA
- the fliW gene encoding flagellar assembly protein FliW: MRIDTTRFGSLDIEPCDLLHFPAGLMGLENCRHWVLLADAENDALGWLQNSSSPEIALAVVCPRRFVPEYQVRVSRGELAPLALAEIREAQILAIVGKNELGITLNLKAPLVINLQQRLGRQVITNGDLPTQYQLVGGSGPLRKSA; the protein is encoded by the coding sequence ATGAGAATCGACACGACTCGATTCGGCTCCTTGGATATTGAGCCATGCGATTTGCTGCATTTCCCGGCCGGCCTCATGGGTTTGGAAAACTGTCGGCACTGGGTTTTGCTGGCCGATGCGGAAAATGACGCGCTCGGGTGGCTGCAAAACTCCTCTTCTCCAGAGATTGCGCTGGCAGTCGTATGTCCGCGCCGCTTTGTTCCAGAGTATCAGGTCCGTGTTTCCCGCGGCGAATTGGCGCCTTTGGCGCTGGCCGAAATTCGGGAGGCACAAATCCTGGCCATTGTCGGCAAGAATGAATTGGGAATTACGCTCAATTTGAAGGCGCCCTTGGTCATCAATTTGCAGCAGCGGCTAGGTCGACAGGTAATTACTAACGGCGATTTGCCGACGCAGTATCAACTCGTCGGCGGATCGGGTCCGCTTCGCAAGTCAGCTTGA